A stretch of DNA from Planococcus antarcticus DSM 14505:
TCATTTCCAACGAAAAAAAGAGCCGCCCCAAAACGGGACGGCTCTTTCAGCAATTATAGAAAAAGCGGCGATGCCACTTTTTAAAAGGATAGATTAGTTAACCCAGCTATTCATTGTTTTTTCGTATGATACCAATTCTTCTTCTTTGAAAAACAAGCCGATTTCGCGTTCTGCACTTTCAGCAGAATCCGATCCGTGAATCATGTTTTTGCCAACAGTAACTGCGAAGTCTCCACGGATTGTTCCTGAAGCTGCATCTTTAGGGTTAGTAGCGCCCATCATTTGACGTGCAGTCAAAATAACGTTTTCACCTTCCCAAACCATTGCAAATACAGGACCTGATGTGATGAATTCTACCAATTCACCGAAGAATGGACGTTCTTTGTGTTCGCCGTAATGCTCTTCAGCCAGTTCAGTAGGGATCTGCATCAATTTAGCACCTGCTAAATGATATCCTTTTTTCTCAAAACGTGCGACGATTTCTCCGATTACGTTGCGTTGAACGCCATCTGGTTTAACCATTAAAAATGTTTTTTCCAATGTAAACACTCCTCTATTAAAAGCTCGGGCTTTTTGCCCACCTTAAAAAATACTATCATTGTCGAGTCATTTGTCAACAGACAACTTAAAAATTGCGCTTACCAATAAAAAATGCAATTTTGCGCATCGTTTTTACTGCTTGCCCCTTTGGCAAAAAGGAAAGTTCCCGCAATGCCTTTTCTAGGTAGCGCTCGCTCATTGCTTTCGCTTCATCGATAGCGGAACTATTGCGGATTGTACGAACAATCATTAGCCGTTCTTCATTAGACAAGTCTTTATTTAAATTAGCTTTCAGCGTGGCATAAATTTCAGGATCTTTGCGTGCGCATAAAATGGGCAAGGTAATATTCCCTTGGATAAAATCGCTGCCAGCCGGTTTCCCTAATTCTTCGTCCGTTGACGTAAAATCAAGGATATCGTCAATAATCTGAAATGACATGCCGATAAAATAGCCAAAACGGCGTAAATGCGCTGCCGTCTTCTCATCAGTACCTGAGACAAGCGCACCCAATTCACAACTGGAGGAAATCAGCAAGGCTGTCTTTCGTTTAATACGCCGGAAATAATCCCGTAAATTCTGGTCCAGCTTGTATTTGTCTTGGATTTGAATAATTTCACCACGACAAACTTCAATCAACGTTTTCGACAAGATTTCGTGAATACGCGGTGACTCAATTTCAGTAATTCGTTCCAGAGCTCGAGCCAAAATAAAATCACCAGTGTACATTGCTACACTGTTGTTCCACTGTGCTTTGACAGTCGGTCGGCCTCTTCGGATTTCCGAATCGTCGATGACATCGTCGTGAACTAATGAAGCCATATGAATCAGTTCAAGCGGCACGGCCACACGTTTCATAACATCGATATTGTAATCACCAAACTTTCCAGCAAGCAAAACAAAAACAGGTCGGATTCTTTTCCCTCCGGCCTGCAATAAATGAAGAGACGCATCATTCAAAAGGAGAGATTTGGAATCCACTGCCTGTTCCAATTCCTTCTCGATCATTTCCAATTCCGGTTTAAGGTCGGAATAGAGCAATTTCAACTTCATCTTTTCCACTTAAAATCCTTCTCTCGCTAATTTACTTTTTTATTCCCATATGGAGGGCGGCGGCGCCTCCTGTGTATGGCTTATATTTTACTTTCTCAAATCCAACTTCCGTGAACAGCTTCGCCAATTGCTTCATACCTGGGAATGATTTTGCCGATTCCTGAAGCCACGAATACTCTTTGTAGCTTTTAGCGAATAATTTGCCGAATACCGGCATGATGAAACGGAAATACATTCTAAAAAACGGTTTGAAAACAATGTTTTCAGGTTGTGACGTCTCCAGACAGGCGATCATTCCACCTGGCTTCAATACACGGTGCATTTCAGAAAGGACTTGTCGATAATTTGGTACATTGCGCAAACCAAAGCCGATTGTCGCAAAATCAAAAGAATTATCTGGATACGGCAACAACATTGCATTTCCCTGGATCAACTTGATCTGAGGCATATCCTTAGTTTTTTCGTGTCCAACATTCAACATGTTCTGGCTAAAGTCGAGTCCGACAACCTGTCCGGTTTCGCCGACTTCTTTTCCGATTGCAATGGTCCAATCAGCAGTACCACAGCATACGTCGATAGCAGCAGCCCCTTTTGGCACCTGCATCTTGTACATCGTATCTTCGCGCCACTTGTTATGCTGCTGGAAACTAATGACCGAATTCATCTGATCATAGTTTTCTGATATTTTTTCAAATACTTCGTGGACTTTTTGTTCTTTTGTTTTAGGCATATCAGTCATCCTTCTCGGGTCAGCTGCTCAGCTCTATGCTGGTGCGGGGTTATTTGATGGAGCAAAAATTGTGCCAGTTCATAATCCAGCGAACAATCCGCTATGGACACCAATATCTGTCCATGCAGGCTATCCAGTTTTTCTAGTAACCAGTGTTCTGTATAGATTTCATGTGCCAGGTTTGAATTAAGTTCACGCAGGAAGTTCGTATAATGTTTAGATTGCAAATACTCCAACTCTTCGGCATAGCGTAAATAAAGAAGCGTCTGTTCTGCAAGTAAAGTATATTCGGAAAAACCATAAAATCTATAATATGATAGTAAAAGTTCAGTTTCGATAATGATAATGGCTTCTTCTATTTCGTCCAATGGTCGGATTGCTTCTTCAAAAAAAGAAGTTTTCTTTTCACTCACTTGAATAATTGCTGATGCCAATTGCTGGACCATCGCTATATTTTTGGAATTGACCAACATCTGATAATAGATTCCGCTGTATAGATCGCCAGCCAACACGGTCAACTGCTGCTCTTTGATGATGGGAACATCTTCTTTTATTTTATCATGGGCATGCAAAGCAGCATAAACAATGGAAACCGTTTTAGCAGAAGACTCTATTTCAGCCGACCAGTTTTTACCGTCGAAAAAAGGTAATAGCAAAAAGAACAAACGCGACTCTTTTATGGACGGGCCTTCTGTAAATTGATCGAGAGTCCGCTGTTGCACAGCATTCAAGACTTCGACTTCCATAGAAATAATTTTCGATTGTATTTGATGTCCCTTCATACTGCTTGCTCCATTCATGATTTAGCCATACTACAATAGTATATCACAGGCAAAGCCTTGCCTTCATCCAATATCGTTTATTTTTTAGCTTCGCTTTCAACGATACCGTGGGCAGAATGAATTTCCGCTTTCCCGCGGATTTTCATGGCCGAAGTGTGCTCGGTAAATTGGGCTATCATCACTTCGCCTTTATCCAATTTTTCAGTATGGTGAAATTTTGTGTCGTTGCCACGAGTTAAACCTATTACGTTCACGCCGTCTTCCTGTGCGCGAATGATAATATATTCTGTCTGAGCCATTTTTACACCTGCTTTTCATTATTAGTTCATATTGATATAAGTGATTACTTCCGAACGCTTGACATCGTCTGTTTCGAAAACCCCTCGTGACACAGCCGTCACCGTTTTAGACCCGGGCTTTTTGATGCCCCTCATGGTCATACACATATGCTCCGCTTCAATCATGACGTATACGCCATGCGGATTTAACGTTTCCATCAAAGAATCTGCAATCGTCGAAGTAATGCGCTCCTGAAGTTGTGGTCGTTTTGCGACCGTTTCCACAGCTCGCGCTAATTTGCTTAATCCGGTCACAATTCCGTCGCGAGGAATATAGGCAATATGAGCTTTACCGAAAAACGGAACGAGATGATGTTCGCACATCGAGTAGAAGGGAATATCTTTGACGAGTACTAATTCTTCATGGCCTTCATGAAAAATTGTTTTGAAGTATTCTCTTGGATCTTCCTTCAATCCAGCAAATACTTCTGCATACATCTTAGCTACCCTTTTAGGCGTATCCTTTAATCCTTCTCGGTTTACGTCTTCCCCAACCGCCTCTAAAATCATCAAGACAGCTTGTTCTATTTTATCAAGGTCTACTTTTTGCGCTTTCACATCTATCATTCTGTTTCCCCCTGTTGAAGATGAATCGATTATTTGTTTGGCAGCAGAATGGCCACCGGTGGATAGTTTGAGTGAATCGAAATTTTATGTAATGCATATACTTTTTCATTTGTAGCTCCGGCGATCAAATCTTCGGGGGCATAAGCCATTCCACCCGTGTGGCAAAAGACGCCACTTCGGCGGTCTGTCTTATGCCCGTCGGATTTTGCTCGATCGCCTACGCTTTTCTCATTGTCTAGCTCTGAAAGCCAGCCCCTCGGGGTCATAAGTCACCTTGACTGTACGGCTGAAGAACGCCGCTTCGTCAAGGCGCCTTATGCCTGTCGGGTCTTGACGGCTTCCTGCGCTTTTCTCACATGAATCGTAGCATACGCACAGGTGTTTCGCAAAATTGTTGGCTCAAAAAAAGGATGACTTTTGCAAGATTGTGTCTCGCAAAAGTCATCCTATGTACAGAGGCTAAAGCTTACTTCACTGCGTCTTTAAGCGCTTTACCTGGCTTAAATGCAGGAACTTTGCTTGCAGCGATCTCAATTTCAGCACCAGTTTGTGGGTTACGTCCTTTGCGGGCCGCGCGTTCGCGTACTTCAAAGTTACCGAAACCGATTAACTGTACTTTTTCACCTTTAGTTAAAGCGTCTTGAATTGTCTCAAATGCAGCGTCAACTGCTTTGGCAGCGTCTTTACGAGAAAGTTCAGCTGCTTCAGCAACAGAGTTCACTAATTCTGTTTTGTTCATGCTATTCACCTCCTCTCAAAGGGGATGCAACCATCAATCCTGTAAAAAGAGTATCACATCGAAAATCGCATAGCAACAACAAACAGCCCTCTTTTTCAATAAAATCACCAAATACTAACAAAATTTTCTAGAAAGACGTTATTTCCATCAAAAACGCGCTAAATCAATGTTTTTACTCAGTTAAAAATATTGGTTCATTTTCTTCATTAATTGTATATGGCAATGAATAAGCAGGAACCACGGGATGGTCTTCATAAAGAATAAAGCGGATATCCTGACCAGATTCCAGCTCTCCTTTGTATTCCTGAAGTGCAGAATAAAGATCCATCGAGTAATCGATATAAACATCTCCACTGCCTGTAATCACCATTGGCAGATTACGGCCGCTATAAGGGCTCACCACTGTCGGTTCTTCAGAAAAACCCATTGCTTCATAGTTGAACTTATAGACATTATCCGCAAGAATCTCGGAAATTGGTGCTCGCCCTCCATTGGCACTTTTTCGCACGTTAACGGATCTGATCGCTTCTGCCGCCTGCAGATCAACTAGTTTCACCGTCGGATTTTCTTCAACATCCATGAGGACGTACTGAAAAATACCGCCGGTTTCAAATGCGTTCGTGGGAACTTCTGCCGTGTAATCAGGAACAATCTTTGAGAAATCGATTGGGTATTTGATGTATTGGTCCATATCTATATCCCGGGTTTTGATCGGCAGGAGCCCGCCAGAAGCACCCCTATACTGATTAACTGCATTTTGCACAATAATCAATTGGTCTTCATATGGAACCTGATTTTCTGCTCTTTCACTTTGCGGATATCCGCATGCAGCCAGAAATCCGACAATCAACAAGAGCAACATAAGCAATACTGTTTTTTTCATTTTTCTCACCTCAAGCGCCGCCGGTAGGGCCGCTGAATACTGTGAATATCATGATAAAAAATCCAAGAATCAGCAAGATATATGCAACTAGCGCGAAACTAAATTTAAGGATGCCGTTCTTCAGTTTGTATCTGCTCAAATAGATTAAGCCCATTGAAATCATTAAAAAAGCAATCCCAGCAAATGATACCCACATTTTATCTAAAGCACTCATAATTGCCCGCCTTTCGTAGTGTTTCAGTCAATAGTATAGCATAAAAAAAGAAGAGGTAGCTTGTAGCATCCTCTTCTTTTGTGACAATTAAAGCAAGTTAATCAAATCTTCCATTTCGTTCTTCTTCATGCGTCCCATCAGCTTTCCAACCGCATCATCTGTTGACACATTGTCAAAAAGAACTGCATACAGTGCAGCCGTAATCGGCATTGGCACATCATACGCTTTCGACAACTGATAAGCGGCTTTAGTGGTCCGAATTCCTTCGACGACCATACCCATTTCTTCCAGCACTTCGTCCAAAGATTTTCCTTTACCTAGCATATTTCCTGCCCGCCAATTACGTGAGTGCACACTTGTACAAGTCACAATTAAATCACCTACTCCGGTTAGTCCGGAGAAAGTTAAAGGAGTTGCCCCCATCTTCACGCCCAGTCTTGCAATCTCTGCAAGCCCACGTGTCATAATGGCAGCCTTTGCATTATCTCCAAAACCTAATCCATCAGTGATTCCAACGGCCAAGGCGATGATGTTTTTTAAAGCACCACCGATTTCAACACCGATTACATCGGTATTCGTATACACCCGGAAATAATGGTTCATAAATAAATCTTGGATTCGAATAGCAGCTGCGGTATCCTCGCATGCCGCTGTAACAGTGGTTGGGTGCTCTTGAACTACTTCTTCTGCGTGGCTAGGACCTGACAGTACAACTACTTCTTCAATCCACTGCTCCGGAATTTCTTCTCGAATCATTTCACTGATTCGTTTCAAAGAATCCGGTTCAATACCTTTGGAAACATGAACAAACAGAATTTTTCGATCCAGGGCTTCTTTTATGTCCCGGCACACTTCTCGAATCGCTTTTGTCGGAACAGCCAGCACGAAAATATCCCCGTGGTCAACAGCTTGAGCCAAATCGCTTGTCGCTTTCAGACTTTCCGGCAGCTGTACCTCTTTTAAATAGCGTTTATTTGTATGCTGGTTGATTTCGTTAGCCTGCTCCTGGCGATGTGTCCAAAGCAACAATTCATGACCATTTTGAGCCAGTACGTAGCTCAGCGCAGTTCCCCAGCTTCCTGCTCCAAATACTGAAACTTTTTCCATAAGTTTAAACCACCTTTTACATTAAGTACGCGCTCTTGTTATCAAGCGAAGAGGAGTTCCTTCAAAATCAAAGCTGTCGCGAATCCGGTTCTGCAAGAAGCGTTCATAGCTGAAGTGCATCAGTTCCGGTTCATTGACAAAGACAACGAACGTCGGCGGCTTAATCGCCACTTGAGTTGCGTAGTAAAGACGCAAACGACGGCCTTTGTCCGATGGTGCCGGGTTCATAGCAACAGCATCTTCAATGACTTCATTAAGGATGCTCGATTGGATACGTCTTGAATGATTGTCATTTACTTTATTGACAATTTCTAAGATGTTATGCACACGCTTGCCGCTGATTGCAGAAACAAACATGATCGGCGCATAATCTAAAAACAAGAAATGCTCACGTATTTTGCGCGTCATGACGTTCATCGTTTTTTCATCTTTTTCAATAGCATCCCACTTGTTGACGATAATGATGACTGCTTTTCCAGCTTCATGTGCATAGCCGGCGATTTTTTTGTCCTGTTCCTGAATGCCTTCTTCCGCATTCAGGATTACTAGAACAACGTCTGAGCGCTCAATGGCACGTAAGGCACGTAAAACACTATACTTTTCTGTCGTTTCGTAGACTTTTCCTTTTTTACGCATTCCAGCCGTGTCAATTATGACATAAGGCTGTTCGTTATATTCATACTGTGTATCTACAGCATCGCGCGTGGTTCCGGCTACTTCGCTGACAATTACCCGTTCCTCACCCAAGAAAGAGTTGACTAAAGAGGATTTACCGACATTTGGACGGCCGATCAATGAGAATTTTATAACATTGTCCGGATACTCTTCGTCATCGTCTTTCGGGAAGTTTTTAGCCACCTCGTCCAATAAATCCCCTAATCCCAAACCGTGGGATCCTGAAAGCGGGAATG
This window harbors:
- the ndk gene encoding nucleoside-diphosphate kinase; translation: MEKTFLMVKPDGVQRNVIGEIVARFEKKGYHLAGAKLMQIPTELAEEHYGEHKERPFFGELVEFITSGPVFAMVWEGENVILTARQMMGATNPKDAASGTIRGDFAVTVGKNMIHGSDSAESAEREIGLFFKEEELVSYEKTMNSWVN
- the hepT gene encoding heptaprenyl diphosphate synthase component II, with protein sequence MEKMKLKLLYSDLKPELEMIEKELEQAVDSKSLLLNDASLHLLQAGGKRIRPVFVLLAGKFGDYNIDVMKRVAVPLELIHMASLVHDDVIDDSEIRRGRPTVKAQWNNSVAMYTGDFILARALERITEIESPRIHEILSKTLIEVCRGEIIQIQDKYKLDQNLRDYFRRIKRKTALLISSSCELGALVSGTDEKTAAHLRRFGYFIGMSFQIIDDILDFTSTDEELGKPAGSDFIQGNITLPILCARKDPEIYATLKANLNKDLSNEERLMIVRTIRNSSAIDEAKAMSERYLEKALRELSFLPKGQAVKTMRKIAFFIGKRNF
- a CDS encoding demethylmenaquinone methyltransferase, with amino-acid sequence MPKTKEQKVHEVFEKISENYDQMNSVISFQQHNKWREDTMYKMQVPKGAAAIDVCCGTADWTIAIGKEVGETGQVVGLDFSQNMLNVGHEKTKDMPQIKLIQGNAMLLPYPDNSFDFATIGFGLRNVPNYRQVLSEMHRVLKPGGMIACLETSQPENIVFKPFFRMYFRFIMPVFGKLFAKSYKEYSWLQESAKSFPGMKQLAKLFTEVGFEKVKYKPYTGGAAALHMGIKK
- a CDS encoding heptaprenyl diphosphate synthase component 1, producing MKGHQIQSKIISMEVEVLNAVQQRTLDQFTEGPSIKESRLFFLLLPFFDGKNWSAEIESSAKTVSIVYAALHAHDKIKEDVPIIKEQQLTVLAGDLYSGIYYQMLVNSKNIAMVQQLASAIIQVSEKKTSFFEEAIRPLDEIEEAIIIIETELLLSYYRFYGFSEYTLLAEQTLLYLRYAEELEYLQSKHYTNFLRELNSNLAHEIYTEHWLLEKLDSLHGQILVSIADCSLDYELAQFLLHQITPHQHRAEQLTREG
- the mtrB gene encoding trp RNA-binding attenuation protein MtrB encodes the protein MAQTEYIIIRAQEDGVNVIGLTRGNDTKFHHTEKLDKGEVMIAQFTEHTSAMKIRGKAEIHSAHGIVESEAKK
- the folE gene encoding GTP cyclohydrolase I FolE, producing MIDVKAQKVDLDKIEQAVLMILEAVGEDVNREGLKDTPKRVAKMYAEVFAGLKEDPREYFKTIFHEGHEELVLVKDIPFYSMCEHHLVPFFGKAHIAYIPRDGIVTGLSKLARAVETVAKRPQLQERITSTIADSLMETLNPHGVYVMIEAEHMCMTMRGIKKPGSKTVTAVSRGVFETDDVKRSEVITYINMN
- a CDS encoding HU family DNA-binding protein encodes the protein MNKTELVNSVAEAAELSRKDAAKAVDAAFETIQDALTKGEKVQLIGFGNFEVRERAARKGRNPQTGAEIEIAASKVPAFKPGKALKDAVK
- a CDS encoding DUF2768 domain-containing protein — protein: MSALDKMWVSFAGIAFLMISMGLIYLSRYKLKNGILKFSFALVAYILLILGFFIMIFTVFSGPTGGA
- a CDS encoding NAD(P)H-dependent glycerol-3-phosphate dehydrogenase, which gives rise to MEKVSVFGAGSWGTALSYVLAQNGHELLLWTHRQEQANEINQHTNKRYLKEVQLPESLKATSDLAQAVDHGDIFVLAVPTKAIREVCRDIKEALDRKILFVHVSKGIEPDSLKRISEMIREEIPEQWIEEVVVLSGPSHAEEVVQEHPTTVTAACEDTAAAIRIQDLFMNHYFRVYTNTDVIGVEIGGALKNIIALAVGITDGLGFGDNAKAAIMTRGLAEIARLGVKMGATPLTFSGLTGVGDLIVTCTSVHSRNWRAGNMLGKGKSLDEVLEEMGMVVEGIRTTKAAYQLSKAYDVPMPITAALYAVLFDNVSTDDAVGKLMGRMKKNEMEDLINLL
- the der gene encoding ribosome biogenesis GTPase Der, with product MSKPVVAIVGRPNVGKSTIFNRVVGERVSIVEDIPGVTRDRIYSSADWLTHEFNIIDTGGIDLRDEPFLEQIRQQAEIAMDEADVIIFLVNGRDGVTAQDEQVARILYRAKKPVILAVNKIDNPDMRHMIYDFYTLGMGEPFPLSGSHGLGLGDLLDEVAKNFPKDDDEEYPDNVIKFSLIGRPNVGKSSLVNSFLGEERVIVSEVAGTTRDAVDTQYEYNEQPYVIIDTAGMRKKGKVYETTEKYSVLRALRAIERSDVVLVILNAEEGIQEQDKKIAGYAHEAGKAVIIIVNKWDAIEKDEKTMNVMTRKIREHFLFLDYAPIMFVSAISGKRVHNILEIVNKVNDNHSRRIQSSILNEVIEDAVAMNPAPSDKGRRLRLYYATQVAIKPPTFVVFVNEPELMHFSYERFLQNRIRDSFDFEGTPLRLITRART